In one Rutidosis leptorrhynchoides isolate AG116_Rl617_1_P2 chromosome 8, CSIRO_AGI_Rlap_v1, whole genome shotgun sequence genomic region, the following are encoded:
- the LOC139861834 gene encoding zinc finger CCCH domain-containing protein 17-like — protein MVGGTTQLASPAIAPATTTEEDEVLKRNTDCVYFLASPLTCKKGSECDFRHSDVARVNPRDCYYWLNGNCLNPKCAFRHPPLDGLLGSDVSTPMGPTVPAPHAAPYAMPKQGVACIFFQKGFCLKGHLCPFLHGPQTAVTNKPVQSGSTNLVSDPHKMANSGPNKPIHEQKLTQQPITQKPITQKLTPFPNGGNGAVGRKIASSSSIEEPSRYNVVPPPVMNELPASKPNRNVNHGYHASENVKISTNVKDTDEYSREPSPGFDVLVDNEVEDEEYFCEKDEFERSKGPDVDRAMYREHRDYDRFVELDGHYVADQDRRPYPRHDSPDHFNGSDLHHGSDLRHRISNQRRGADHGLRSIVSRENYNDRMQSRDRHHHRPDRRPDHRPDQGTISSRLKGRIKMPERSISPTNSRNPRVEMEIDPVGKYRSRYSPGRPMSLNQSRIVDRNKRYPENDTNFAGPKKLSELKSIRPDPQNDEQSLGKRKYTKLEEDLSFEGPKPLSEILKRKRGINDDKNNNNNNNDVSSVNIKDDIQKEKEEINVVHVELEAENEKDKNKSGVNYEEEDEGGLNDEDALLEGYDDEKDGEYEYEQMDGEEGYELDEGEYVDEGEYVDEEDGQNENVVNS, from the exons ATGGTTGGTGGTACTACTCAATTGGCTTCTCCGGCGATAGCTCCGGCAACCACAACGGAGGAAGATGAAGTCTTGAAAAGAAACACAGATTGTGTTTACTTTCTCGCTTCACCCTTAACCTGCAAAAAG GGAAGTGAGTGTGATTTTCGCCATAGCGATGTTGCTCGGGTCAACCCTAGGGATTGCTATTACTGGTTAAATGGAAACTGCTTAAATCCAAAATGCGCTTTTCGTCATCCT CCTCTTGATGGATTGTTGGGATCTGATGTGTCAACTCCCATGGGGCCCACTGTACCTGCACCTCATGCCGCCCCTTATGCCATGCCCAAACAAGGTGTTGCTTGTATCTTCTTCCAGAAAGGTTTCTGTTTGAAAGGACACTTATGTCCTTTCTTGCACGGTCCACAAACTGCAGTTACTAATAAACCGGTACAATCTGGGTCCACTAACTTGGTCTCGGACCCTCATAAAATGGCCAATTCCGGCCCAAATAAACCCATTCATGAGCAAAAGCTCACACAACAGCCCATTACCCAAAAACCCATTACCCAAAAGCTAACACCTTTTCCAAATGGTGGTAATGGCGCTGTTGGTAGAAAGATTGCATCGTCTTCTAGTATTGAGGAGCCTTCTAGGTACAATGTGGTTCCGCCACCTGTCATGAATGAATTACCAGCCAGTAAACCTAACCGTAATGTTAACCATGGTTATCATGCGTCAGAAAACGTTAAAATATCTACAAATGTGAAGGATACTGATGAGTATTCAAGAGAGCCTTCTCCCGGTTTTGATGTTCTTGTGGACAACGAGGTTGAAGATGAAGAATATTTTTGTGAAAAAGATGAATTTGAAAGATCAAAAGGTCCCGATGTTGATAGAGCTATGTATCGTGAACATCGTGATTATGATCGTTTTGTGGAGCTAGATGGCCATTATGTGGCTGATCAAGATAGGAGACCGTATCCTAGACATGACAGCCCGGATCATTTTAACGGGTCGGATTTGCATCATGGGTCGGACTTGCGTCACCGTATATCGAACCAACGAAGGGGTGCTGATCATGGTTTGAGGTCTATAGTTAGTCGCGAAAATTATAATGACCGGATGCAAAGTAGGGACCGCCACCACCACCGCCCTGACCGTCGCCCTGACCACCGCCCGGATCAGGGAACTATTAGTAGCCGACTTAAAGGAAGAATAAAGATGCCCGAAAGGTCGATATCTCCTACAAACAGTAGAAACCCGAGGGTAGAAATGGAAATTGACCCAGTTGGGAAGTATCGTTCTCGGTACTCACCTGGAAGGCCGATGTCTCTTAACCAGAGCAGAATTGTTGACCGAAATAAGAGATACCCGGAAAACGACACCAACTTTGCTGGACCGAAAAAATTGTCCGAGCTGAAAAGTATCCGCCCTGACCCACAAAATGATGAACAGTCTTTGGGAAAAAGGAAATACACGAAATTAGAGGAAGATTTGTCATTTGAAGGTCCAAAACCTCTTAGCGAGATTTTAAAGCGAAAACGAGgaattaatgatgataaaaataacaataacaacaataatgacGTTTCATCTGTGAATATTAAAGACGATATTCAGAAGGAAAAAGAGGAAATCAACGTTGTTCATGTCGAACTTGAAGCAGAAAACGAGAAAGATAAAAACAAGTCTGGTGTAAAttatgaggaagaagatgaaggTGGTTTAAATGATGAGGATGCATTGCTTGAAGGTTATGATGATGAAAAGGATGGAGAATACGAGTATGAACAGATGGATGGTGAAGAAGGTTATGAATTAGATGAAGGTGAATATGTGGATGAAGGTGAATATGTTGATGAAGAAGATGGGCAGAATGAGAATGTTGTCAATTCTTAG